From Fusarium oxysporum f. sp. lycopersici 4287 chromosome 10, whole genome shotgun sequence, the proteins below share one genomic window:
- a CDS encoding 2-dehydropantoate 2-reductase yields the protein MSDKSLEVLVYGLGAIGSFYAFILSRSEHVHLTVVARSNFEAVSANGISIDSQNHGKHHVKPHKVFRTVAEAGQKFDFIICTNKAVDQLSTAADIAPGVGDNTSIVIIQNGVGNEDAFREKFPSATIISCVTWVGARQPEPGFIAHTTSEDMQVGLYPNEAGDESCDKEHLAQFESLLSIGKTIFQIVPNIQVQRWEKVVWNAAWNSLTALTLMDTHAWLSSSDLSTPMTRKLMKEVIDVANALGVPLGYGLIDRLLEKILAMPPIGSSMRTDYENGKPMEVEVILGYPVRKGKELGIDVATTETLYTILLAINKRLISAQSK from the exons ATGAGTGACAAGTCATTGGAAGTACTGGTCTATGGGCTTGGAGC GATCGGGTCATTCTATGCCTTCATTTTAAGCCGCAGTGAACATGTTCACCTGACCGTCGTCGCCCGATCGAATTTTGAAGCCGTCTCTGCCAATGGTATCTCAATTGACAGCCAGAACCATGGGAAACACCACGTGAAACCTCACAAAG TCTTTCGAACTGTCGCCGAAGCTGGCCAAAAGTTTGACTTCATCATATGCACGAACAAAGCAGTCGACCAGCTCAGTACTGCTGCCGACATTGCGCCCGGTGTTGGAGATAACACCTCGATTGTCATCATCCAGAACGGTGTCGGGAACGAGGATGCTTTCCGTGAAAAGTTCCCGAGCGCAACCATCATCTCATGCGTG ACATGGGTTGGCGCAAGGCAACCAGAGCCTGGCTTCATAGCTCATACGACGTCCGAAGATATGCAAGTGGGACTGTACCCGAACGAAGCCGGAGATGAATCATGTGACAAGGAACATCTCGCTCAATTTGAGTCGCTCTTATCAATCGGAAAGACTATTTTCCAAATCGTCCCGAACATTCAAGTTCAAAGATGGGAGAAGGTAGTTTGGAACGCAGCGTGGAATTCACTCACTGCTCTTACGCTTATGGACACGCATGCATGGCTCAGCTCATCAGACCTGTCGACTCCCATGACGAGAAAGCTTATGAAGGAAGTCATTGATGTTGCCAATGCGCTTGGTGTTCCGCTGGGGTATGGACTGATTGACAGGCTTCtggagaagatcttggcgaTGCCGCCTATTGGAAGCAGTATGAGGACGGATTATGAGAATGGCAAGCCGATGGAGGTTGAGGTCATTTTGGGGTATCCTGTTAGGAAGGGTAAGGAGCTTGGTATTGATGTTGCGACGACTGAGACTCTGTATACGATCTTGTTGGCTATTAACAAGCGGCTCATAAGTGCTCAGAGCAAATGA
- a CDS encoding beta-galactosidase: MKLSNFLLAALAASTHAQNVFPRGTRPSNILDSRALLQDIVTFDEHSLFIHGERVTIFSAEIHPFRLPVASLYPDLFQKVKAMGFNMVSFYVDWALLEGKAGEFRSEGALDLQPFIDAAHEAGIYLLARPGPYINAEVSGGGFPGWLQRVKGFLRTNATDYLAATDNYVAHVAKIIAKAQITNGGPVILYQPENEYSAAQGTPFPNHDYLKYVNDQVRKAGVVVPLINNDAWQGGTGAPGTGPGAVDIYGHDGYPVGFDCANPYTWPKDGLPTTWHAEHEKISPNTPYSIIEFQGGGFDPPGGGGFDNCYELTNHEFARIFYKNNLAAGVTIFNIYMTWGGTNWGNLGHSDGYTSYDYGAAIKEDRTITREKYSEIKLQGQFLRVSPNYAIAEASNFTTTKYTDNKNIAVTALTTKKDDAFYVVRHADYRTTDSASYKLKVKTSTGTLTIPQLGGSLSLHRRDSKIHAVDYPVGKFKLLYSTAEVFTWKVLGDKTVLVLYGGADEVHEVAVKGQEKVKVVEGDGVKIEKKNGAGVFQFKTSTKRRVVQAGSLYIYLLDRNAAYKYWVPTIPNKKSGEYGSSVMNPDAVIINGPYLVRSVAVEGSKLSVQADFNITTPVEIIGAPKGTSRLSINGKDTSFTKSKLGNWLVNPEIKLPTVKVPDVKSLDWHYIDGLPEVKKDYDDSKWRTADIKKTLNSKWPLNNSVSLYSGDYGFNAGALIFRGHFTASGSESKLKLWTFGGRAYGSSVWLDDKFVGSVTGGGNNNNDTSTYKLPKTEKGKKHVVTVIVDNMGLNGNWVPGVDETKQPRGILDWHITSDSGKETKVSKWKLTGNLGGENYKDKFRGPLNEGGFFFERQGYHLPSPPLTSFKSGSPFKGLSKPGVSFYTAKLPLNLPSSTHDIPLSFTFKNNTSSTGAYRAILYVNGFQYGKYVANVGPQTVFPVPEGILNYKGDNWIGIALWALEKSANVDGLSLTAGVAVQTGRKPVKVVEGPKYSRRQDAY, encoded by the exons ATGAAGTTGTCAAACTTCCTCCTCGCAGCCCTTGCGGCTAGCACTCATGCCCAAAATGTCTTCCCCCGCGGCACTCGTCCATCCAACATCCTCGACTCCCGAGCCCTTCTTCAAGACATAGTAACATTCGACGAACATTCCCTGTTCATCCACGGGGAGCGCGTAACAATCTTCTCCGCCGAAATCCACCCCTTCCGTCTCCCCGTCGCATCACTCTACCCAGATCTCTTCCAAAAAGTCAAAGCCATGGGTTTCAACATGGTATCGTTCTATGTTGACTGGGCTCTATTGGAAGGTAAAGCTGGAGAGTTTAGATCTGAGGGTGCGCTGGACTTACAGCCGTTTATTGATGCGGCGCATGAGGCGGGGATCTATCTCCTTGCGAGACCGGGGCCGTATATCAATGCTGAGGTTTCGGGGGGTGGATTTCCGGGATGGTTGCAGAGAGTGAAGGGGTTTTTGAGGACGAATGCTACGGATTATCTCGCTGCTACTGATAA CTATGTAGCCCATGTCGCCAAGATCATCGCAAAAGCTCAAATCACCAACGGTGGACCGGTCATTCTGTACCAACCGGAGAACGAGTACAGTGCTGCGCAGGGAACGCCCTTCCCAAACCATGATTACTTGAAATACGTCAATGACCAAGTTCGCAAGGCTGGAGTTGTTGTGCCTCTTATCAACAATGATGCTTGGCAAGGAGGTACTGGAGCTCCTGGAACGGGACCTGGCGCTGTCGACATTTAC GGACATGACGGATATCCTGTTGGATTTGACTGC GCAAACCCCTACACATGGCCGAAGGATGGCCTTCCAACGACATGGCATGCCGAGCATGAGAAGATCAGCCCTAACACGCCGTACTCAATCATTGAG TTCCAAGGTGGAGGTTTCGATCCACCAGGTGGCGGCGGCTTTGACAACTGCTATGAGCTCACCAACCACGAGTTCGCTCGCATCTTCTACAAGAACAAccttgctgctggtgttACTATCTTTAATATCTACATG ACTTGGGGCGGCACGAACTGGGGTAATCTTGGCCACTCCGATGGCTACACTTCTTACGACTATGGAGCA GCTATCAAGGAAGATCGAACAATCACCCGCGAGAAATACTCCGAGATAAAGCTCCAAGGCCAATTCCTCCGCGTCTCACCAAACTACGCCATCGCAGAAGCAAGCAACTTCACAACCACAAAATACACCGACAACAAGAACATCGCCGTAACAGCTCTAACCACCAAGAAAGATGATGCATTCTACGTCGTACGCCACGCTGACTACCGAACCACCGATTCAGCATCTTATAAGCTCAAAGTCAAGACCTCCACTGGAACTCTAACCATCCCTCAACTTGGCGGATCTTTGTCGCTGCATAGACGAGATTCGAAGATCCATGCTGTGGATTACCCCGTTGGCAAGTTTAAGTTATTGTATAGCACTGCTGAGGTTTTTACGTGGAAGGTGCTTGGGGATAAGACTGTTCTTGTGCTTTATGGGGGTGCTGATGAAGTTCATGAAGTTGCTGTTAAGGGACAGGAGAAGGTTAAAGTTGTTGAGGGTGATGGTgtgaagattgagaagaagaacggaGCTGGGGTGTTCCAGTTCAAGACTAGCACCAAGCGTCGTGTTGTGCAGGCTGGATCTCTTTACATCTACCTCTTGG ACCGCAATGCTGCGTACAAGTACTGGGTACCCACTATCCCAAACAAAAAGAGTGGAGAGTATGGATCTTCCGTGATGAACCCCGAcgccgtcatcatcaacggcCCATACCTCGTCCGttctgttgctgttgaaggCTCCAAGCTTTCTGTTCAAGCTGACTTCAACATCACTACACCAGTTGAGATCATCGGCGCACCAAAAGGAACATCTCGCCTGTCTATCAATGGCAAGGACACTTCCTTTACCAAGTCTAAGCTTGGAAACTGGCTTGTCAACCCAGAGATCAAGCTTCCCACCGTCAAAGTTCCTGATGTCAAGTCATTGGATTGGCACTACATCGACGGCCTTCCTGAAGTAAAGAAGGACTACGATGATTCCAAGTGGCGCACGGCGGATATCAAGAAGACTCTCAACTCGAAGTGGCCTCTTAACAACTCCGTCTCACTGTACTCTGGTGACTATGGCTTTAACGCTGGTGCACTCATCTTCCGCGGTCACTTTACAGCTTCTGGGTCAGAGTCCAAGCTCAAACTGTGGACGTTTGGCGGACGCGCTTATGGAAGCTCAGTCTGGCTCGATGACAAGTTCGTCGGGTCCGTCACAGGCGGGggcaacaacaacaacgacaCGTCAACATACAAACTTCCCAAGACCGAAAAGGGTAAGAAGCACGTCGTTACAGTCATCGTAGACAACATGGGCCTGAACGGAAACTGGGTCCCCGGTGTCGATGAGACAAAGCAACCTCGTGGAATTCTCGACTGGCACATCACCTCAGATTCTGGCAAAGAGACCAAGGTATCAAAGTGGAAATTGACCGGCAATCTCGGCGGCGAGAATTACAAGGACAAATTCCGCGGTCCCCTCAACGAAGGCGGCTTTTTCTTCGAGCGCCAAGGCTATCATCTCCCATCCCCTCCGCTAACCTCCTTCAAATCCGGATCCCCCTTCAAAGGGCTTTCCAAGCCCGGCGTGTCATTCTACACAGCCAAACTTCCCCTCAACCtcccttcttcaacacaCGACATTCCTCTATCATTCAccttcaagaacaacaccTCCAGCACAGGTGCGTACCGCGCTATACTCTACGTAAACGGTTTCCAATACGGAAAATACGTCGCCAACGTGGGACCCCAGACAGTCTTCCCTGTCCCTGAAGGAATCTTGAACTATAAGGGTGATAACTGGATCGGTATCGCGCTCTGGGCGTTGGAGAAGAGCGCTAACGTCGATGGGTTGAGCTTAACggctggtgttgctgttcAAACCGGTCGAAAGCCTGTGAAAGTGGTCGAGGGGCCGAAGTATTCTAGACGCCAAGATGCTTATTAG
- a CDS encoding 2-deoxy-D-gluconate 3-dehydrogenase: protein MTNILESLFSLEGRKAVVTGGTRGIGQAMALSLAEAGADIILVQRDEKNLETKTFIEKLDRQAFVYIADLSNQEQVENLSKRILADGHDVSILVTCAGIQRRHPAHQFPMSDWDEVLQVNLRTVWTLCRDLGSYMLTRKPDASGHRGSIINVASLVSFQGGLTVPAYAAAKGGIAQLTKALSNEWASQGVNVNAIAPGYVATDMNEALINDEKRAESILSRIPAGRWGCPEDFKGVTVFLAGRGSLYVSGELVTVDGGWMGR from the exons ATGACGAACATtttggaatctttgttctctttggAGGGCCGCAAGGCTGTTGTTACTGGCGGGACGAGAGGCATCGGTCAAGCTATGGCCCTATCACTTGCAGAAGCAGGTGCAGATATCATTCTGGTTCAG AGAGACGAAAAGAACCTTGAAACGAAGACATTCATCGAAAAGCTTGACCGACAAGCTTTCGTGTACATCGCAGATCTAAGCAATCAAGAACAAGTCGAGAATCTCAGTAAACGCATCCTCGCCGACGGCCACGACGTTAGCATCCTAGTAACTTGCGCCGGAATCCAACGAAGACATCCAGCGCATCAATTCCCCATGAGCGACTGGGATGAAGTCCTCCAAGTCAACCTCCGAACAGTCTGGACTTTATGCCGCGATCTGGGCTCCTACATGCTAACCCGCAAGCCCGACGCAAGCGGCCATCGCGgaagcatcatcaacgtTGCGTCCCTCGTCAGCTTTCAAGGCGGTCTTACGGTTCCGGCGtatgcagcagcaaaaggTGGAATTGCACAGCTTACGAAGGCGTTGAGTAATGAGTGGGCGAGTCAAGGTGTTAATGTCAATGCTATTGCGCCGGGATATGTTGCTACGGATATGAATGAGGCGCTGAtcaatgatgagaagagggcTGAGAGTATCTTATCGAGGATTCCGGCTGGTAGATGGGGATGTCCTGAGGACTTCAAGGGAGTTACGGTGTTTTTGGCGGGGAGGGGAAGTTTGTATGTTTCTGGGGAGTTAGTTACTGTTGATGGTGGATGGATGGGACGGTAA
- a CDS encoding galactonate dehydratase: MAKIASVKYYRVKPRWLMVKVVDENGQHGWGEATLEGHDLAVEGCLDEMIPRIIGQEANDIENIWQTFWRHGFYRGGPVFMSAISGIDIALWDLKGRNLKVPIYELLGGKVRNKVQVYCWIGGDRPSDIETAAKKRLEQGLTCVKMNATEDLGWIDSPSALDSTVERLKQVKALGLDAGLDFHGRCHKAMAKQLARALEPHRPLFIEEPILVEHPEAIKKLSDQTVIPIAFGERLYTRWDIKRFLEDSSVDILQPDIAHAGGISETKRIATMAEAYDVAIAPHCPLGPVAFAASVQVALSSPNFAILEMSLGMHYNTEAGDIDLLTYLKDPSVFDLEGGHVKAPTGYGLGIEIDEEMVARIAKETAPWQCKTFHGPDGSIREW, encoded by the exons atggccaagatcgCTTCTGTTAAGTATTACCGCGTCAAGCCGCGGTGGCTGATGGTTAAGgtcgttgatgagaatggaCAGCATGGATGGGGTGAGGCTACATTGGAGGGGCATGACCTTGCTGTTGAAGGATGTTTGGATGAGATGATCCCACGAATCATCGGACAAGAGGCAAA CGATATCGAAAACATCTGGCAAACCTTCTGGCGTCATGGATTCTACCGTGGCGGACCAGTCTTCATGTCTGCCATCTCAGGCATCGACATCGCGTTATGGGATTTGAAAG GTCGCAATCTCAAAGTACCTATTTATGAGCTCCTAGGCGGCAAAGTGCGCAACAAGGTTCAGGTCTACTGCTGGATCGGCGGTGATCGCCCGTCAGATATCGAAACAGCCGC AAAGAAGCGCCTTGAGCAAGGTCTCACATGCGTCAAGATGAACGCTACCGAAGATCTAGGCTGGATCGACTCCCCATCCGCCCTCGACAGCACTGTCGAGCGACTCAAACAGGTGAAGGCATTAGGCCTCGACGCAGGTCTTGACTTCCACGGAAGGTGTCATAAAGCAATGGCGAAGCAACTCGCACGAGCTCTTGAACCTCACAGGCCTTTGTTCATTGAGGAGCCCATTCTGGTTGAACATCCtgaagctatcaagaagTTATCTGACCAGACTGTCATTCCTATTGCCTTCGGTGAGCGTTTATATACACGCTGGGATATCAAGCGATTTTTAGAAGATTCGAGCGTGGATATTTTGCAGCCTGATATCGCTCACGCGGGCGGTATTTCAGAGACAAAGCGCATAGCTACGATGGCGGAAGCTTACGACGTGGCGATTGCGCCTCACTGTCCGCTTGGCCCTGTTGCATTCGCTGCATCTGTTCAAGTAGCGCTGTCATCACCTAACTTTGCCATTTTGGAGATGAGCTTGGGGATGCACTATAATACCGAGGCTGGAGACATTGATCTCTTGACGTATCTCAAGGATCCAAGTGTTTTTGATCTAGAAGGTGGTCATGTTAAAGCCCCGACGGGGTATGGGTTGGGaattgagattgatgaggagatggtgGCTAGGATTGCGAAAGAGACCGCTCCGTGGCAGTGCAAGACATTTCATGGTCCGGATGGCAGTATTAGAGAGTGGTGA